The following coding sequences lie in one Heyndrickxia oleronia genomic window:
- a CDS encoding DUF6944 family repetitive protein, translating to MDKRLKEIYGALTSTLGTIESAIGSTPSKLHDDVKYFLNVKGNVLQAVGNALEVDGQASTSLEKIGNQIQSIGNLTVIAGLLVHLENQAAQKLVIIGNMLQAIGSIIGSFDEFQDTTENGRLHNIIGGLLQGIGNSMQALDGAYQLHIPNRPKQDFNTIGALGSWIQAIGSEISLIGQIKEESQEINENRVE from the coding sequence ATGGATAAACGTTTAAAAGAGATATACGGGGCATTGACCTCTACTTTAGGCACAATTGAATCAGCTATAGGAAGTACACCATCTAAATTGCATGATGATGTAAAGTATTTCTTAAATGTTAAGGGAAATGTCCTTCAGGCAGTGGGAAATGCATTGGAAGTCGATGGTCAAGCTTCTACATCCTTAGAAAAGATAGGGAATCAAATTCAATCAATAGGAAATTTAACTGTAATAGCTGGATTACTAGTCCATTTAGAAAATCAAGCAGCTCAAAAATTAGTCATTATTGGGAATATGCTTCAAGCTATTGGCAGTATCATTGGATCCTTCGATGAATTTCAGGATACCACCGAAAATGGTCGCTTACACAACATAATAGGAGGTTTATTACAAGGAATAGGTAACTCCATGCAAGCATTGGATGGTGCGTATCAACTCCACATACCAAATAGACCTAAACAGGACTTTAACACTATTGGAGCTCTTGGCAGCTGGATACAAGCCATAGGTTCTGAAATTTCTTTAATAGGGCAAATCAAAGAAGAGAGTCAAGAGATAAACGAAAATAGAGTGGAATAA
- a CDS encoding kinase — MESKLIIIRGNSGSGKTTTAKNLQNDLGHGTLLVSQDIVRREMLKVHDRDGNLSIDLIRQIAEYGKDKCEFVIVEGILYKHRYGEMLNHLIQFFNQKAYTYYFDLSFEETVKRHNSSSKKMDFGEDSLRDWWTPNDYLGVDGEKILTNDMSQNDVLKLILNQLQK, encoded by the coding sequence ATGGAATCTAAGCTAATTATTATCCGAGGAAACTCAGGGAGTGGAAAAACAACGACAGCGAAAAATCTTCAAAATGATTTGGGGCATGGAACGCTCTTGGTTTCTCAGGATATTGTTCGACGTGAAATGTTGAAGGTCCATGATAGAGATGGAAACCTCTCCATTGATTTGATTCGCCAAATCGCTGAATACGGTAAAGATAAATGTGAGTTTGTTATTGTCGAGGGTATTCTGTATAAACATCGTTACGGTGAAATGTTGAATCACTTAATCCAGTTTTTTAATCAAAAGGCATATACATATTATTTTGATTTATCTTTTGAGGAAACAGTCAAACGTCATAACTCAAGTTCGAAAAAGATGGATTTCGGAGAAGATTCTTTACGCGATTGGTGGACTCCAAATGATTACCTAGGAGTAGATGGAGAAAAGATCTTAACTAATGATATGTCACAAAACGATGTATTGAAATTGATTTTAAATCAACTGCAAAAGTAG
- a CDS encoding HXXEE domain-containing protein codes for MEQWLNVQTLIWLFPIAFVLHDLEEIIMVERWMDKNRHVIYDKLPKKIADKVIKQLSMSTAQFSVAVFVIFIFVSSSTYMASQYINDGPLGNIYFFTIILLIFFIHVFTHIGQSIILRSITPGVITSIVIIFPYSIIMFNSLFKNQMITWNTIYVSLPFIIGCFRIVCCFCKSPTAGFYTQ; via the coding sequence GTGGAACAATGGCTTAATGTCCAAACACTTATCTGGTTATTCCCGATTGCATTTGTTCTACATGACTTGGAAGAAATTATTATGGTTGAAAGGTGGATGGATAAGAACAGGCATGTTATCTATGACAAGTTACCAAAAAAAATTGCCGATAAAGTGATTAAACAATTGTCAATGTCTACGGCACAATTTTCCGTTGCCGTATTTGTTATTTTTATTTTTGTAAGTAGTTCAACCTATATGGCAAGTCAATATATTAATGATGGTCCACTTGGCAATATTTATTTTTTTACTATTATACTATTGATCTTCTTTATACATGTCTTTACTCATATTGGGCAGTCTATTATTCTTCGGTCCATTACTCCCGGTGTTATAACTTCAATTGTCATAATTTTTCCTTATAGCATAATAATGTTTAATTCATTATTCAAAAATCAAATGATTACTTGGAACACGATTTATGTCAGCTTACCTTTTATTATTGGCTGTTTTCGTATAGTTTGTTGCTTTTGTAAAAGCCCAACTGCCGGCTTTTACACCCAGTAA
- a CDS encoding DUF2268 domain-containing putative Zn-dependent protease (predicted Zn-dependent protease with a strongly conserved HExxH motif), giving the protein MDNIELLNLVPKFLDFYNRANDEDISENQRWQLWEENYNFAAVPPGDEGRKIARDLFQRAWEKYHQHIDYLNRWEPSKKDIEATLTRIKYLLGYDKVIDLVVIYFVGFFENNAFVAPYDETRLALCLPVESKESSSGSFITLSHELTHIVHAKTANLTSQWERSVGSSILQEGLATQVSKYIVQNEPDEAYIEHRNGWLNECKLHRTDMIKGIIPYLEDSSSEAIHQFTFGNGTTNLEREAYFVGWEIVRYLLEQGVSFKQMASIQEEDIPNYLGEILVELNQWID; this is encoded by the coding sequence ATGGATAATATTGAATTACTGAATTTAGTACCTAAGTTTTTAGATTTTTACAATAGAGCAAATGATGAAGACATTAGTGAAAATCAAAGATGGCAATTATGGGAAGAGAATTACAATTTTGCAGCGGTTCCACCTGGGGATGAAGGAAGAAAAATAGCTAGAGATTTATTTCAACGTGCCTGGGAAAAATACCACCAGCATATTGATTATTTAAATAGGTGGGAACCAAGCAAAAAGGATATAGAGGCTACTCTAACACGAATTAAATATTTATTAGGATATGATAAGGTAATTGATCTAGTTGTTATTTATTTTGTTGGCTTTTTTGAAAATAATGCTTTTGTTGCTCCATATGATGAAACCAGATTAGCTCTTTGCCTTCCAGTTGAGAGTAAAGAATCATCTAGCGGATCTTTTATTACACTTTCACATGAATTAACACATATTGTACATGCGAAAACAGCGAATTTAACTAGTCAGTGGGAACGTTCAGTAGGTTCTTCAATTTTACAAGAAGGATTGGCAACCCAAGTTAGTAAATATATTGTACAAAATGAACCTGATGAAGCTTATATTGAGCATAGAAACGGTTGGCTTAATGAGTGTAAATTACATAGAACAGATATGATTAAAGGGATAATACCATATCTTGAAGATTCTTCTTCTGAGGCAATTCATCAGTTTACATTCGGTAACGGAACAACCAATTTAGAAAGAGAAGCCTATTTTGTTGGGTGGGAGATCGTTCGATATCTACTCGAACAAGGAGTATCTTTTAAACAGATGGCTAGCATACAGGAAGAGGATATACCCAATTATTTAGGAGAAATATTAGTAGAGTTAAATCAATGGATAGATTAG
- a CDS encoding SpoVR family protein → MRHDDQKSLEYAISEITEIASGFGLDFYPMRYEICPADIIYTFGAYGMPTRFSHWSFGKQFFKMKLHYDLGLSKIYELVINSNPCYAFLLDSNSLIQNKLIVAHVLAHCDFFKNNIRFQNTKRDMVESMSATAERIRAYELKYGKKEVETFIDAVLAIEEHIDPSLMRPKLAWTMDDEEEWEEEEKSTPSPYDDLWSLDQKEKKPVKKKKKKKFPPAPEKDIMLFIEQYSRELSDWQRDIMTMIREEMLYFWPQLETKIMNEGWASFWHQRILREMDLTSDEAIEFAKLNAGVVQPSKTGINPYYLGVKIFEDIEERWNNPTEEMIKRGEKPGTGREKMFEVREIEGDISFLRNYLTKDLVMREDMYLFQKQGRDYKIVDKEWEKVRDQLVNMRVNGGFPYITVNDGDYMKNGELYLKHWYEGIELDLKYLEKVLPYLHQLWGRTVHLESVVENKELLFSYDGRTVQRKYL, encoded by the coding sequence ATGAGACATGATGATCAAAAATCATTAGAATATGCAATCTCTGAAATAACAGAAATCGCTTCAGGATTTGGCTTAGATTTTTATCCGATGAGATATGAAATATGTCCTGCAGATATTATTTATACGTTTGGTGCCTATGGAATGCCTACCCGTTTTTCCCATTGGAGCTTTGGAAAACAGTTTTTTAAAATGAAGCTTCATTATGATTTAGGACTTAGCAAGATTTATGAATTGGTGATTAATTCGAATCCATGCTATGCCTTTTTGCTTGATTCAAATTCCTTAATCCAAAATAAATTAATCGTTGCTCATGTTTTAGCCCATTGTGATTTCTTTAAAAATAATATTCGATTCCAAAATACGAAGCGAGATATGGTAGAAAGCATGTCCGCAACAGCAGAAAGAATTCGTGCGTATGAATTAAAATATGGAAAAAAGGAAGTAGAAACCTTTATTGATGCGGTTTTAGCAATTGAAGAACATATCGACCCTTCATTAATGAGACCGAAGCTTGCATGGACCATGGATGATGAAGAGGAATGGGAGGAAGAAGAAAAAAGTACACCATCTCCATATGATGACCTATGGTCATTGGATCAAAAAGAAAAGAAACCAGTCAAAAAGAAAAAGAAGAAGAAATTCCCTCCTGCACCTGAGAAGGATATCATGCTTTTTATTGAACAGTATAGTCGTGAACTATCTGACTGGCAAAGAGATATAATGACGATGATCCGTGAAGAAATGCTTTATTTTTGGCCACAGCTAGAAACAAAAATCATGAATGAAGGCTGGGCATCATTCTGGCACCAGCGTATCCTACGTGAAATGGATTTAACGAGTGATGAGGCTATAGAATTTGCTAAATTAAATGCTGGGGTTGTTCAGCCATCAAAGACAGGAATCAATCCCTATTATTTAGGAGTGAAAATATTTGAAGACATCGAAGAGAGGTGGAATAATCCAACTGAAGAAATGATCAAACGTGGCGAAAAACCAGGTACTGGACGCGAAAAAATGTTTGAGGTTAGAGAGATTGAAGGCGATATTTCCTTCCTACGCAATTATTTAACAAAGGATCTAGTCATGCGGGAAGATATGTATTTATTCCAAAAGCAAGGTCGGGACTATAAAATAGTAGATAAAGAATGGGAAAAGGTCCGTGATCAGCTCGTAAATATGCGAGTTAATGGTGGTTTCCCCTACATCACAGTCAATGATGGAGATTATATGAAAAATGGAGAATTGTACCTTAAACATTGGTATGAAGGCATTGAATTAGACTTAAAATACTTAGAAAAAGTTCTGCCCTATCTTCATCAACTTTGGGGAAGAACAGTCCATTTAGAATCAGTAGTTGAAAATAAAGAACTATTATTTAGCTATGATGGGCGCACAGTGCAAAGAAAGTATTTATAA
- a CDS encoding TolB family protein: MIKIKQWFLIICILLCVFVNEQDIHAESSSFQVAFVRNGDLWTKINREEQQLTKDGAVTNPKWSFDGTWLAYKKKDELWAYHMVTKKHFLLYKSSASNYQWSPVGNVLAFQYDGTLNIIDMSSKNKSVSNISVGIGNYSWSPDGKEFLASSIASIQPTGWTNVELYKIPIDSKKKIEHFYTLPTQSKDFFAIQTSQFKYSEDGMWIAFLAIPTASWSMDENRLCIIRTDGTNFMNLDAMILNDAWFKWAPTKNFLAYISGEGRMAIENKHLKVKVLPTMKSNSTYTPKGYVDWDFTWHNPSLITISRAKESEWSNNPSKRPLPSLYQIDTKSMQQNKITSPKSDYGDYRPEYISKERKLTWLRSNRQTTDMWLANKEGKQAKIFIQQIDTVPDYYEKRNWDEVIDIFQKYD, encoded by the coding sequence ATGATTAAAATTAAACAATGGTTCTTGATCATTTGCATACTTTTATGTGTATTTGTTAATGAACAGGATATTCATGCAGAATCCTCTTCATTTCAAGTAGCTTTTGTTAGGAATGGGGATTTGTGGACTAAAATTAATAGGGAAGAACAGCAATTAACTAAAGATGGAGCAGTGACCAACCCTAAATGGTCGTTCGATGGAACCTGGCTTGCATATAAAAAGAAGGATGAGCTTTGGGCCTATCATATGGTTACGAAAAAACACTTTTTACTCTATAAAAGCTCTGCCTCGAACTATCAATGGTCACCAGTCGGTAATGTTCTCGCTTTCCAGTATGATGGAACCCTTAACATCATTGATATGAGCAGTAAAAATAAAAGCGTGAGTAATATTTCAGTAGGTATAGGAAATTACTCATGGTCCCCGGACGGTAAAGAATTTTTAGCTTCTTCTATAGCATCTATTCAGCCAACTGGGTGGACAAATGTTGAATTGTACAAAATTCCTATCGATTCTAAGAAAAAAATCGAACATTTTTATACTCTGCCAACACAATCGAAGGATTTTTTTGCCATTCAAACAAGTCAATTTAAGTATTCAGAAGATGGGATGTGGATTGCCTTTTTAGCTATACCTACTGCATCTTGGTCAATGGATGAAAATCGGTTATGTATCATTCGGACGGATGGTACGAACTTCATGAATTTAGATGCCATGATTTTGAATGATGCTTGGTTTAAATGGGCGCCCACTAAAAACTTCCTTGCTTATATTTCTGGTGAAGGAAGGATGGCGATTGAGAACAAGCATTTAAAGGTAAAGGTCTTGCCAACGATGAAATCTAATTCTACCTATACCCCGAAAGGCTATGTGGATTGGGATTTTACTTGGCATAACCCATCACTCATAACCATATCGAGAGCAAAAGAATCTGAGTGGTCTAATAATCCTAGCAAAAGACCATTACCTTCTTTATATCAAATTGACACAAAGTCCATGCAACAAAATAAAATTACCTCACCGAAGAGCGACTATGGGGATTACCGACCAGAGTATATTTCAAAGGAGCGGAAACTTACATGGTTACGCTCGAATCGACAGACGACAGATATGTGGTTAGCAAATAAAGAAGGAAAACAAGCAAAAATTTTCATTCAACAGATTGATACGGTACCTGATTATTATGAAAAGAGGAATTGGGATGAGGTCATCGATATCTTTCAAAAATATGATTGA
- a CDS encoding YhdB family protein → MNQVDYDRALYYTHRSQWDNLLILMVRTKDDMLSKRIEHLLHAYHFSHDYTVIERSLYSLFRYIDHANEMSGVTEDLTSSEAFHHTQI, encoded by the coding sequence TTGAATCAAGTTGATTATGATCGTGCCTTATATTATACCCATCGTTCACAATGGGATAATTTATTAATTTTAATGGTACGAACAAAAGATGATATGCTTTCAAAACGAATCGAACATCTTCTCCACGCCTATCATTTCTCACATGACTATACCGTCATTGAACGCAGTCTCTATTCTTTGTTTAGATATATTGACCATGCTAATGAAATGAGTGGTGTCACAGAAGATTTAACCAGCAGTGAAGCATTTCACCATACCCAGATTTAG
- a CDS encoding disulfide oxidoreductase, protein MQTKNNRKVFFWNFAWTVSIVATLGSLYFSEVRHFVPCELCWFQRILMYPLTILIGISIVRKEFQLSLYVAVLSGIGLLTSLYHYSIQKISIFSQHAPSCGPVSCTGEYINWLGFITIPFLALIAFIFIFISSIIVYKHTKNDEGNE, encoded by the coding sequence ATGCAAACGAAAAATAATCGTAAAGTGTTCTTTTGGAATTTCGCATGGACAGTATCCATTGTCGCCACATTAGGAAGTTTATACTTTTCTGAAGTTCGCCATTTTGTTCCGTGTGAGCTTTGCTGGTTTCAGCGAATACTTATGTATCCATTAACAATACTTATCGGTATATCAATCGTAAGAAAAGAATTTCAGCTTTCCCTTTATGTAGCGGTCTTATCCGGTATTGGTTTACTGACATCTCTTTATCATTATTCAATACAGAAGATTTCCATTTTTAGTCAACATGCCCCTTCCTGTGGGCCAGTCTCTTGTACAGGAGAATATATTAATTGGCTAGGATTTATTACTATTCCCTTCCTTGCTCTTATAGCATTCATTTTCATTTTTATTTCTAGTATCATCGTGTATAAACACACAAAAAATGATGAAGGTAATGAGTAA
- a CDS encoding DUF5365 family protein: MKVLYASTEEQEKKIVELINQLYTQIFPFYYEDEEIAEFKKMGVLHIEQLHFENFNTLKDAFQVIASLQTIITILEEKMQKPLHHYYGKLFNRNIDLLETYDIFFPFNYSIFNRKDKILFDSFSIYKKAANEILI; encoded by the coding sequence GTGAAGGTCTTATATGCATCAACGGAAGAACAGGAGAAAAAAATAGTAGAATTAATTAATCAACTGTATACACAGATTTTTCCTTTCTACTACGAAGATGAAGAAATTGCTGAATTTAAAAAAATGGGAGTATTACATATAGAACAACTCCATTTTGAAAATTTTAATACCTTAAAAGATGCTTTTCAAGTAATTGCAAGTTTACAAACAATTATTACAATCTTGGAAGAGAAAATGCAAAAACCACTTCATCATTACTACGGAAAACTTTTTAATCGAAATATTGATCTTTTGGAAACATATGATATATTTTTTCCATTTAATTATTCCATATTTAATCGCAAGGATAAAATATTATTTGATTCATTTTCTATTTATAAAAAAGCTGCAAACGAAATACTCATTTAA
- a CDS encoding RluA family pseudouridine synthase, protein MWINKSGKWFQFRVPQQWENLTAEAIFKENWKVPKKLLHQWRMEKLVKIDDQTINWSKPLSLGTEISIALFTEEDYGVIPQQLAIDVLFEDDHLIVVNKPAGMDTHPNSEGQLNTLANGVAFYLQQKGEKRRVRHIHRLDKDTSGAVLFAKHALSHAILDRLLNERKIKRTYYALVHGIIQPSSLKINEPIGRDRHHATRRRVSKSGQSAQTRVLVIQKFMKEKMSFIQCSLDTGRTHQIRVHLSHIGHPLVGDLLYGGKPLFPRQALHARELTFLHPFTEEKVKCIAPFNDQPEIFEAYIKRVN, encoded by the coding sequence ATGTGGATAAATAAATCAGGAAAGTGGTTTCAATTTAGGGTGCCACAACAGTGGGAAAACCTTACTGCAGAAGCTATTTTCAAAGAAAATTGGAAGGTACCTAAGAAACTATTACATCAATGGCGAATGGAAAAATTGGTAAAAATTGATGATCAAACTATCAACTGGTCGAAGCCACTTTCCTTGGGAACGGAAATATCAATTGCATTATTTACTGAGGAAGATTATGGCGTGATTCCTCAACAGCTTGCCATTGACGTATTATTTGAAGATGATCATTTAATCGTTGTTAATAAGCCTGCTGGTATGGATACACATCCAAATTCTGAAGGACAGCTAAATACACTAGCAAATGGGGTTGCCTTTTACTTGCAGCAAAAAGGAGAGAAAAGGCGTGTTCGTCATATTCATCGACTTGACAAAGATACTTCGGGTGCCGTTTTATTTGCTAAACATGCATTAAGTCATGCTATTTTGGACCGTTTGTTAAATGAAAGAAAGATAAAAAGGACTTATTATGCGTTAGTCCATGGGATCATTCAACCATCTTCCCTCAAGATTAATGAACCAATCGGTCGGGATCGTCACCATGCAACACGGCGCAGAGTTTCGAAATCAGGGCAATCAGCACAAACAAGGGTGTTAGTCATACAAAAATTTATGAAAGAAAAAATGTCATTCATACAGTGTTCATTAGATACAGGTAGAACCCATCAAATTAGAGTTCATTTAAGCCATATTGGTCACCCATTAGTCGGAGATTTATTATACGGTGGGAAGCCGCTTTTCCCTAGACAAGCCCTACATGCTAGAGAATTGACCTTTCTCCACCCATTTACAGAAGAAAAAGTCAAATGCATCGCACCATTCAATGATCAACCAGAGATATTTGAAGCATACATAAAACGCGTTAATTAG
- a CDS encoding DUF3870 domain-containing protein yields MNTYFIAGHAKLPAGMAAKSIYETLTITAEIDRKYGVIVEATCTLATEHGRDFISHLLKGYSLKDGIEAPLDTLKNCYFGKAYNALTSALKDLHKQYLLTCEKNKQNS; encoded by the coding sequence ATGAACACATATTTCATTGCTGGTCATGCGAAGCTACCTGCCGGAATGGCAGCAAAAAGTATTTATGAAACCTTAACAATTACCGCTGAAATCGATCGAAAGTACGGGGTCATTGTTGAAGCTACATGCACATTAGCGACCGAACACGGACGTGATTTCATTTCCCATTTGTTAAAGGGCTATAGCCTTAAAGACGGGATCGAAGCTCCTTTAGATACTTTAAAAAATTGTTATTTTGGAAAAGCCTACAATGCCTTAACTTCCGCATTAAAAGATTTACATAAGCAATATTTACTTACTTGTGAAAAAAATAAACAGAATAGTTAA
- a CDS encoding GNAT family N-acetyltransferase, with protein sequence MSEIYIKLISSDNWREALELSVFEEQHKFVASINPPVAIALAKAYIRPGGKVVEPYGIYNKNEIVGFFNLHYTPDSKDDYWLFHFFIDKRFQRNGLGSKALNELIRHIKNNHPSCNRLKLTVNPENEAGKLFYLKFGFSEDNIMTFDEPTFSILI encoded by the coding sequence ATGTCAGAAATATACATTAAATTAATAAGTTCAGACAATTGGCGAGAAGCACTTGAATTATCCGTCTTTGAAGAACAACATAAATTTGTTGCATCTATTAATCCACCCGTTGCTATTGCTCTTGCTAAAGCATATATAAGACCAGGTGGAAAAGTGGTAGAGCCATATGGAATTTACAATAAAAATGAGATTGTAGGCTTTTTCAATCTGCATTATACACCAGATAGTAAAGACGATTACTGGCTGTTTCATTTTTTCATAGATAAAAGATTTCAAAGAAACGGATTGGGTTCAAAAGCATTAAATGAATTAATCAGACATATTAAAAATAACCATCCTTCTTGCAATCGTCTGAAATTAACGGTTAATCCTGAAAATGAAGCAGGCAAATTATTTTATTTAAAATTTGGTTTTTCAGAAGATAATATAATGACCTTCGATGAACCCACTTTTTCCATATTGATATAA
- a CDS encoding acyl-CoA dehydrogenase family protein — protein sequence MNFDFSEEQIMLRETVRSFVDKEIIPFIGEWDSKGIFEPSIMKRLAELGLMGVCIPEAYGGSGMDYNALAIVCEELERGDTAYRTAVSVHTGLNSLTLLQWGTEEQKQKYLTPQAKGIKVGAFGLTEPGAGSDVAALNTTAVKDGDDYILNGQKTWISLCDVADHFLVFAYTDKSKKHHGISAFIVERTMPGFSSKAIKNKHGIRAGNTGEIFFDQVRVPKENLLGQEGEGFKIAMSALDNGRFTVAAGACGLIMASLEESVKYCHERKTFGKEIGRHQLVQQMIAKMEAGLQMSRLLVYRVGELKNKGVRNTRETSLAKWQACDFANKAADDAVQIHGAYGYSDEYPVARFLRNSKAPVIYEGTREIHTIMQAEYVLGYRQDKPLSKMLPSWPFAVDNNLVEK from the coding sequence ATGAATTTTGATTTTTCCGAAGAACAAATAATGTTGCGTGAGACTGTAAGAAGTTTTGTTGATAAAGAAATCATACCTTTTATAGGAGAATGGGACTCAAAAGGAATATTCGAACCAAGCATTATGAAACGATTAGCCGAGCTAGGTTTAATGGGGGTATGTATTCCTGAAGCCTATGGTGGAAGTGGGATGGATTATAATGCATTGGCGATAGTATGTGAGGAGCTGGAAAGAGGGGATACAGCATATCGTACGGCTGTTTCCGTGCATACGGGTTTAAACAGCTTAACTTTACTTCAATGGGGGACCGAGGAACAAAAGCAAAAATACTTAACCCCTCAAGCTAAAGGAATAAAGGTCGGTGCCTTTGGATTAACTGAACCAGGTGCAGGATCAGATGTAGCAGCATTAAATACGACTGCTGTAAAAGATGGTGATGATTATATTTTAAATGGTCAAAAGACATGGATTTCTTTATGCGATGTAGCTGATCATTTTCTTGTTTTTGCCTATACTGATAAAAGTAAGAAGCACCACGGGATATCAGCCTTTATTGTTGAAAGAACCATGCCAGGTTTTTCTTCAAAAGCGATAAAAAATAAACACGGCATCCGAGCTGGGAATACAGGCGAAATCTTTTTTGATCAAGTAAGAGTACCGAAGGAAAATCTTCTTGGTCAAGAAGGAGAAGGGTTTAAAATCGCAATGTCTGCCTTAGATAATGGACGATTTACAGTAGCAGCTGGCGCGTGTGGATTAATCATGGCTTCATTGGAGGAAAGTGTGAAATATTGCCATGAACGAAAAACTTTTGGAAAGGAAATAGGCAGACACCAGCTTGTTCAGCAAATGATTGCCAAAATGGAAGCTGGACTTCAAATGAGCCGCCTACTAGTCTATCGGGTAGGTGAACTCAAAAATAAAGGTGTCCGCAATACACGCGAAACTTCATTAGCAAAGTGGCAAGCCTGTGACTTTGCCAATAAAGCCGCTGACGACGCGGTACAGATTCATGGAGCCTATGGATACTCAGATGAATATCCTGTAGCAAGATTTTTAAGAAATTCTAAGGCACCTGTGATTTATGAAGGAACTCGAGAGATTCATACAATTATGCAGGCAGAATATGTGTTAGGATATCGCCAGGATAAGCCATTAAGTAAAATGCTTCCATCATGGCCATTTGCAGTAGATAACAACTTGGTTGAGAAATAA
- a CDS encoding CaiB/BaiF CoA transferase family protein: MTETLSGIRVLDLTRVLAGPLCTMILGDLGAEVIKVEAPGGSDDTRNWGPPFKNGVSAYYLCANRNKKSITVDLKSEQGKEIIKTLVKECDVVIHNFKTGTMERLGLDYEILAKINPKIVYCSITGFGETGPYKDLAGYDYIIQAMSGLMSITGDEGSGPQKVGVAITDILTGLYACIGIQAALLERNQSGTGQKLDLSLFDAGVSALVNIASNYLMSEKIPGLIGNSHANIVPYQTFDTSNGKMVIAVGNDRQFKKFVDILGLEYLSESPRFQTNAKRVEHRQELIPILQKILLSKPTEYWQEHCQQHGIPCGPINTIDKVFNDPQVRAREMMIETKHPQAGDIKLVGSPLKLSKTPIKIKYPPPLVGEHNDEIFKDLGYSQNK, translated from the coding sequence CTGACTGAGACGTTAAGTGGAATTAGGGTTCTGGATTTAACGAGAGTTCTAGCTGGACCATTATGTACGATGATTTTAGGTGATCTAGGGGCAGAGGTTATTAAAGTTGAGGCACCAGGCGGTAGTGATGATACAAGAAATTGGGGACCGCCATTCAAAAATGGAGTGAGTGCGTATTATTTATGTGCCAATCGAAATAAAAAGAGTATCACTGTCGATCTCAAATCTGAACAAGGAAAGGAAATTATTAAAACTCTTGTAAAAGAATGTGATGTGGTCATCCATAATTTTAAAACCGGAACGATGGAACGCTTAGGTTTAGACTATGAAATATTAGCAAAGATCAACCCAAAAATCGTGTACTGTTCAATAACTGGCTTTGGAGAGACGGGTCCATATAAGGATTTGGCTGGGTATGATTATATCATTCAAGCAATGTCTGGTTTAATGAGCATTACAGGTGATGAAGGGTCAGGTCCGCAAAAGGTTGGCGTTGCCATAACTGATATTTTAACTGGATTATATGCTTGTATCGGTATACAGGCGGCTCTTTTAGAAAGAAATCAGTCAGGAACAGGGCAAAAGCTGGATCTCTCACTTTTTGATGCGGGAGTCAGTGCTTTAGTGAATATTGCAAGCAATTATTTAATGTCTGAAAAAATACCTGGCCTTATAGGGAATTCACATGCCAATATTGTTCCTTACCAAACATTTGATACCTCAAATGGGAAAATGGTGATTGCGGTAGGAAATGACCGCCAATTCAAAAAATTTGTAGATATATTAGGACTAGAATATTTATCGGAATCTCCACGCTTTCAAACGAATGCAAAGCGTGTCGAACATCGCCAAGAATTAATTCCAATTTTACAAAAAATACTGCTATCAAAACCTACTGAATATTGGCAAGAGCATTGCCAGCAACATGGGATTCCTTGTGGACCGATTAATACCATCGATAAGGTTTTTAATGATCCACAAGTTCGCGCAAGGGAAATGATGATTGAAACTAAGCATCCACAGGCAGGTGACATAAAGCTAGTTGGAAGTCCACTTAAATTATCAAAAACACCAATTAAAATAAAATATCCCCCGCCTTTAGTAGGCGAGCATAATGATGAAATCTTCAAAGACCTGGGTTATTCACAAAATAAATAG